The proteins below are encoded in one region of Candidatus Thermoplasmatota archaeon:
- a CDS encoding PaaI family thioesterase, translated as MGAVLSPVVEREIRDSFRRQSFLRLIGATLAEVSAGRAVVALDAREDLLQQHGTLHAAAVTAIADVAAGYAGQSVLPAGSSVVSAEFKINFLRPAAGRRFRAVGEVVRAGRTLTVTQAVVEQVDGAKSVPCAVLLQTIAKVERPERP; from the coding sequence ATGGGCGCCGTCCTTTCCCCGGTGGTCGAGAGGGAGATCCGCGACAGCTTCCGACGCCAGTCGTTCCTGCGCCTGATCGGCGCCACGCTTGCGGAGGTCTCGGCGGGCCGCGCGGTGGTGGCGCTCGACGCGCGGGAGGATCTGCTCCAGCAGCACGGCACCCTGCACGCCGCCGCCGTCACGGCCATCGCCGACGTGGCCGCCGGCTACGCGGGCCAGTCGGTCTTACCCGCCGGCTCCTCGGTGGTCTCGGCCGAGTTCAAGATCAACTTCCTGCGCCCCGCCGCGGGTCGGCGGTTCCGCGCCGTGGGCGAGGTCGTCCGCGCGGGGCGAACGCTCACGGTCACGCAAGCCGTGGTCGAGCAAGTGGACGGGGCCAAGTCCGTGCCTTGCGCCGTCCTCCTGCAGACCATCGCGAAGGTGGAGCGGCCGGAGCGGCCGTAG
- a CDS encoding acyl-CoA dehydrogenase family protein — protein sequence MDFALTEEQEAIRKMVREFAAKEIEPRIHEINEKGVFHTPVIRKAAELGLLGMTVPSEYGGTGTDFVSYCIMIEEVSRVCGSTGLTLAAHCGLGTSHIAQGTEEQKRAYLPKLASGERIGAWALTEPGSGSDAAALATTAVRKGNEWILNGEKTFCTNAHFADVITVMAKTDPGKGTKGITAFIVPKGTPGLKMGKLEEKLGLHGSATSQFFLEDARVPHANVVGGDAGVGAGFVGALKTLDSGRIAIGAWALGIAQGALDASLAYAKERQQFGKPIGAFQAIGFKLATMATEIDAARWLVYRAAWLKHHGRPFKKEASMAKLYATEASMRATNQAIQIHGGNGYTTEFPVHRFFCDAKLGEIGEGTSEVQRMVIARELGLPAE from the coding sequence ATGGATTTCGCGCTCACGGAGGAGCAGGAAGCCATCCGCAAGATGGTGCGCGAGTTCGCCGCAAAGGAGATCGAGCCGCGCATCCACGAGATCAACGAGAAGGGTGTCTTCCACACCCCCGTGATCCGCAAGGCCGCGGAGCTTGGGCTCCTTGGCATGACCGTGCCCTCCGAGTACGGCGGCACGGGCACGGACTTCGTGTCCTACTGCATCATGATCGAGGAGGTGAGCCGCGTCTGCGGCTCCACGGGGCTCACGCTTGCGGCCCACTGCGGGCTTGGCACAAGCCACATCGCGCAGGGAACCGAGGAGCAGAAGCGCGCGTACCTTCCGAAGCTCGCCTCGGGCGAGAGGATCGGCGCGTGGGCCTTGACCGAGCCCGGATCCGGCTCGGACGCGGCCGCGCTTGCGACGACGGCCGTGCGAAAGGGCAACGAGTGGATCCTAAACGGCGAGAAGACGTTCTGCACGAACGCCCACTTCGCCGACGTCATCACCGTCATGGCGAAGACCGATCCGGGCAAGGGCACCAAAGGCATCACCGCCTTCATCGTGCCCAAGGGCACGCCCGGGTTGAAGATGGGCAAGCTCGAGGAAAAGCTTGGACTCCACGGATCCGCGACGAGCCAGTTCTTCCTGGAGGACGCTCGCGTCCCGCACGCAAACGTCGTCGGCGGGGACGCGGGCGTGGGCGCGGGTTTCGTCGGCGCGTTGAAGACGCTCGACTCCGGCCGCATCGCGATTGGCGCGTGGGCGCTTGGCATCGCGCAGGGCGCGCTCGACGCGAGCCTCGCGTACGCCAAGGAGCGCCAGCAGTTCGGAAAGCCCATCGGCGCCTTCCAGGCCATCGGCTTCAAGCTTGCCACGATGGCGACGGAGATCGACGCCGCGCGCTGGCTCGTCTACCGCGCGGCGTGGCTCAAGCACCACGGCCGCCCGTTCAAGAAGGAGGCGAGCATGGCCAAGCTCTACGCCACCGAGGCGTCCATGCGCGCCACGAACCAGGCCATCCAGATCCACGGAGGAAACGGCTACACGACCGAATTCCCCGTGCACCGGTTCTTCTGCGACGCGAAGCTCGGCGAGATCGGCGAGGGCACAAGCGAAGTGCAGCGCATGGTCATCGCGCGCGAGCTTGGGCTTCCGGCGGAGTGA